Proteins encoded in a region of the Elizabethkingia bruuniana genome:
- a CDS encoding YfiT family bacillithiol transferase — MDLEQKKYPIGRFQKPAEFDEGKIKDWITVIKEFPNKVKELTQNMSDEQLDTPYRENGWTVRQVVHHCADSHINSFTRFKLALTEDKPVIKPYMENLWAELGDTKHLPIDSSLSILEGLHHRWTVLLESMTSEDYHRIFVHPEHNNEISLYTALATYDWHCNHHLGHIQLTLQK, encoded by the coding sequence ATGGATTTAGAGCAGAAAAAATATCCCATCGGAAGATTTCAGAAACCTGCGGAATTTGATGAAGGCAAAATAAAAGACTGGATTACAGTTATAAAGGAATTTCCTAATAAAGTAAAAGAACTGACACAGAATATGTCCGATGAACAATTGGATACTCCATATAGAGAAAATGGCTGGACAGTACGGCAAGTAGTGCACCATTGTGCAGATTCTCATATAAATTCCTTTACAAGATTCAAGTTGGCGCTTACCGAGGATAAACCAGTTATAAAACCTTATATGGAAAATTTGTGGGCAGAATTAGGTGACACAAAGCACCTGCCTATAGATTCATCATTATCCATATTGGAAGGATTGCACCATCGTTGGACGGTTTTGTTGGAAAGTATGACTTCTGAGGATTATCACAGAATATTTGTGCACCCTGAGCATAATAATGAAATTTCGCTCTATACAGCACTGGCTACCTATGATTGGCATTGTAACCATCATTTAGGACATATACAATTAACACTACAAAAGTAA
- the pncA gene encoding bifunctional nicotinamidase/pyrazinamidase has product MKKALIIVDVQNDFCEGGSLAVPGASEIIPYINGLMDSDQYDQIILTQDFHPANHKSFASNNSRNVGETIILNGIPQFMWPDHCVQGTPGVEFHPALNRDKATHIIQKGKNPEIDSYSAFQDNNHFMKTGLTDFLKYHDIELVEIAGLALDYCVRATCLDAVKEGFITCLHFNGTRAVNVKPDSGKDTIYELIENKVSVLA; this is encoded by the coding sequence ATGAAAAAAGCATTAATTATAGTAGATGTACAAAATGATTTCTGTGAAGGAGGCTCTTTAGCTGTACCAGGAGCAAGCGAAATTATTCCGTACATCAATGGCCTTATGGACAGCGATCAGTACGATCAAATTATATTAACACAAGATTTTCATCCAGCCAATCATAAAAGCTTTGCTTCTAATAATAGCAGAAATGTAGGTGAAACAATTATATTGAATGGTATTCCTCAGTTTATGTGGCCCGATCACTGTGTACAGGGAACACCTGGTGTAGAGTTTCATCCTGCATTAAATCGTGACAAAGCAACACATATTATTCAGAAAGGTAAAAACCCTGAAATTGATAGTTATAGTGCATTCCAGGACAACAATCACTTTATGAAAACAGGCCTTACTGATTTTCTAAAATATCATGATATTGAATTGGTAGAAATAGCAGGACTTGCATTAGATTACTGTGTAAGAGCCACTTGCCTGGATGCCGTAAAAGAAGGATTTATAACCTGTCTTCACTTCAATGGTACTCGTGCAGTAAATGTAAAGCCAGACAGCGGAAAAGATACGATCTATGAGCTAATCGAAAATAAAGTAAGTGTTTTGGCATAA